A genomic window from Alkalihalobacillus sp. AL-G includes:
- the dapG gene encoding aspartate kinase, translating into MNIVVQKFGGTSLKDEDSRSKAIDHVLNAVQKGQKVVVVVSAMGRNGDPYATDTLLGLIGGSQSKVSNRELDLLMSCGEIISSIVFTELLNSRQISAISLTGAQAGFRTTNEHNNAKIIEMNCERIYTAFEQNDVVVVAGFQGQSDSGDVTTLGRGGSDTSAAALGAALNASVIDIFTDVEGVMTADPRIVQDARPLNIVSYNEICNMAYQGAKVIHPRAVEIAMQAKIPLRIRSTYSDNEGTLVTSSISEEAGKDIEERLITGIAHVANITQLKVNAKDGDYDFQSNIFKAMAKQQISVDFINISPKGVVYTINADLTDIAVSTLKAIGYEPELHHRCAKVSAVGAGIAGTPGVTAKIVEALAKEGIHILQSADSHTTIWVLVQEDDMAKAVNALHKAFALDRSE; encoded by the coding sequence ATGAACATAGTTGTACAAAAATTCGGCGGGACATCTTTAAAGGATGAGGACAGTCGCAGCAAGGCGATTGATCATGTTTTAAATGCAGTTCAAAAAGGCCAAAAAGTGGTGGTCGTCGTTTCAGCGATGGGACGTAACGGGGATCCATACGCAACTGACACCTTGTTGGGCCTGATCGGTGGGAGCCAATCGAAAGTGTCCAATCGAGAGTTGGACTTATTAATGTCATGCGGAGAAATTATTTCATCTATCGTATTTACTGAACTTTTAAACAGTAGACAGATCAGTGCCATTTCACTAACAGGTGCTCAGGCTGGTTTCCGAACGACCAATGAGCACAATAATGCGAAAATTATCGAAATGAATTGTGAACGTATTTATACCGCATTTGAGCAAAATGATGTCGTTGTTGTTGCTGGTTTTCAAGGACAATCTGACTCTGGAGATGTGACAACACTCGGACGTGGCGGAAGCGACACCTCTGCTGCAGCACTCGGAGCGGCTCTTAATGCAAGTGTAATAGATATTTTTACAGATGTTGAAGGAGTAATGACGGCAGATCCGAGAATCGTACAAGATGCACGCCCGTTGAACATCGTGTCCTATAACGAAATTTGTAACATGGCTTATCAGGGAGCAAAAGTCATTCATCCGAGGGCGGTTGAAATTGCTATGCAAGCGAAAATCCCACTCCGGATCAGATCAACCTACAGTGATAATGAAGGGACACTTGTAACTTCATCGATTAGTGAAGAAGCAGGAAAAGACATTGAGGAACGTTTGATCACAGGGATCGCCCACGTCGCAAATATTACACAGCTCAAAGTAAATGCAAAAGACGGAGATTATGATTTCCAGAGCAATATATTTAAGGCGATGGCTAAACAACAGATTAGCGTCGACTTTATAAATATTAGTCCTAAGGGTGTTGTATACACAATTAATGCCGATCTAACTGACATTGCTGTTTCAACTTTGAAGGCTATTGGTTATGAACCTGAACTGCACCACCGATGCGCGAAAGTGTCAGCTGTCGGTGCAGGGATCGCAGGAACACCTGGTGTAACGGCAAAAATAGTTGAAGCCCTAGCCAAAGAGGGGATCCATATCCTCCAATCTGCAGACTCCCATACAACCATATGGGTTCTTGTGCAAGAGGACGATATGGCGAAGGCTGTAAATGCCCTTCATAAAGCCTTTGCATTGGATCGAAGTGAATAG
- a CDS encoding pitrilysin family protein: protein MITKHTCKNGVRIVTENIPTVRSVAIGIWIGTGSRFEDKNNNGISHFLEHMFFKGTKTRSAREIAESFDSIGGQVNAFTSKEYTCYYSKVLDKHADYALDTLADMFFNSTFVDEELVKEKNVVLEEIKMYEDTPDDIVHDLLSQATYSHHPLAYPILGTEQTLKSFTGDSLRKYMNEYYTPDNIVISIAGNIDASFIQKVEDYFGGFKTEHTKPEMIKPQFCAEKKARKKETEQAHLCLGYEGLPVGDDSIFDLIVLNNIFGGSMSSRLFQEVREQRGLAYSVFSYHSAHLDTGVFNIYAGTAPGQIDEVYKTIDSIIDSLKQNGVTDKEVSNSKEQIKGNLMLSLESTNSRMSRNGRHELLLKHHRSLDEMTERIDAVSKQNVDRLVHSIFSNDFSSSLISPTGQFPSKFPN from the coding sequence TTGATTACCAAACATACATGTAAAAATGGAGTTCGTATTGTAACGGAAAATATTCCAACAGTTCGTTCAGTTGCGATTGGAATATGGATTGGAACAGGATCTCGATTTGAAGATAAAAACAACAACGGTATTTCCCATTTTCTCGAACATATGTTTTTCAAAGGTACAAAAACGAGAAGTGCAAGAGAGATTGCTGAGTCATTTGACTCCATTGGAGGTCAGGTTAATGCTTTTACGTCAAAAGAGTACACCTGTTATTATTCAAAAGTTTTGGACAAACATGCCGACTATGCACTAGATACACTTGCTGATATGTTCTTTAATTCGACATTTGTAGATGAGGAATTGGTGAAGGAAAAAAATGTTGTCTTAGAGGAAATTAAGATGTATGAGGATACACCAGATGATATCGTTCATGATCTGCTGAGTCAGGCAACCTACAGTCACCATCCACTTGCCTACCCGATCCTAGGAACTGAACAGACATTGAAATCTTTCACAGGTGATTCACTGCGTAAGTATATGAATGAATATTATACACCTGATAATATCGTGATCTCTATTGCTGGTAACATCGATGCCTCATTTATTCAAAAAGTTGAAGATTATTTTGGGGGTTTTAAAACTGAACATACAAAGCCTGAAATGATCAAACCTCAATTTTGTGCTGAAAAAAAGGCACGTAAGAAAGAGACAGAGCAGGCACATCTTTGCCTTGGATATGAAGGACTTCCTGTTGGGGATGACAGCATTTTTGATTTGATCGTATTGAATAATATCTTTGGCGGAAGCATGAGCAGTCGATTATTCCAAGAAGTTCGCGAACAACGAGGATTGGCTTACTCAGTATTTTCTTATCACTCCGCACATCTTGATACAGGGGTATTCAACATTTATGCAGGTACAGCGCCTGGTCAGATCGATGAGGTTTACAAAACGATCGACTCTATCATTGACTCTCTTAAACAAAACGGTGTAACAGATAAAGAGGTTTCCAACAGTAAAGAGCAAATTAAAGGTAATTTGATGTTGAGTTTGGAAAGTACTAATAGTCGTATGAGTCGAAATGGAAGGCACGAGCTTTTGTTGAAGCATCATCGATCGTTGGATGAAATGACGGAGCGTATTGATGCAGTGTCCAAACAAAACGTAGACCGGTTGGTCCATTCGATTTTTTCAAATGACTTTTCTAGCTCATTGATTAGCCCAACTGGACAATTTCCATCTAAATTCCCGAATTAA
- the dapA gene encoding 4-hydroxy-tetrahydrodipicolinate synthase, whose protein sequence is MLKFGSVLTAMVTPFDHKGNIDFTKTTKLVEYLIKNGSDALVVAGTTGESPTLTKEEKIALFRHVVKVVDHRIPVIAGTGSNNTHASIELTQKAQEAGVDAVMLVAPYYNKPNQEGIYLHFKTIAESTDLPVMLYNIPGRSVINMTIDTIIRLSEVSNIVCVKEASGDLDQMTEIVTKTSDDFHLYSGDDGLTLPVLSIGGDGIVSVASHVIGNEMQAMVSDFKEGRIKDAAEKHGRLLPVMRELFAAPSPTPVKTALQIRGIDVGGVRLPLVPLNEQERVRLSAVLSEI, encoded by the coding sequence ATGTTGAAATTTGGTAGCGTATTAACAGCTATGGTCACACCATTTGACCACAAAGGAAATATTGATTTTACGAAAACGACAAAATTAGTTGAGTATTTGATCAAAAATGGTTCCGATGCTCTTGTAGTTGCGGGTACAACAGGAGAATCCCCTACATTAACGAAAGAAGAAAAAATCGCTCTATTCCGACACGTTGTGAAGGTAGTGGATCATAGGATCCCCGTCATCGCAGGTACCGGAAGCAATAACACCCACGCATCCATTGAGCTTACACAGAAAGCACAGGAAGCTGGTGTAGATGCAGTTATGCTCGTCGCTCCATATTACAACAAGCCTAACCAAGAAGGTATATACTTACACTTCAAAACGATTGCTGAGTCAACGGACCTGCCGGTAATGCTTTACAATATACCAGGACGTTCTGTAATCAATATGACCATTGATACGATCATTCGTCTTTCTGAGGTTTCAAATATCGTATGTGTAAAAGAAGCAAGTGGCGATCTGGATCAAATGACAGAAATTGTTACGAAGACTTCTGATGATTTCCATCTTTACAGCGGTGATGATGGATTAACGCTGCCTGTCCTCTCTATAGGAGGAGATGGCATCGTATCTGTTGCATCGCATGTTATTGGAAATGAAATGCAGGCGATGGTTTCGGATTTCAAGGAAGGTCGTATAAAGGATGCAGCCGAAAAGCACGGTAGGCTGTTACCGGTGATGCGTGAACTTTTCGCAGCACCGAGTCCTACGCCTGTGAAAACGGCACTTCAGATTCGAGGGATTGATGTTGGTGGTGTACGTTTACCACTTGTTCCTTTGAATGAACAGGAACGTGTTCGGTTATCTGCGGTGTTAAGCGAAATTTAA
- a CDS encoding YlmC/YmxH family sporulation protein translates to MRLSEILGKEMIDYTKGEKLGVLSHAEFTIDEHSGYIHSLEIPVSQWNGWRKQKSTIRFQWNKIYRVGEETILIDPSQAEVQSDYK, encoded by the coding sequence ATGAGACTAAGTGAAATTTTAGGTAAAGAAATGATTGATTACACGAAAGGTGAAAAGTTAGGAGTTCTTTCACATGCAGAATTTACGATTGATGAACATTCTGGATACATACACTCTCTTGAAATTCCAGTATCCCAATGGAATGGGTGGAGAAAACAAAAATCAACGATACGTTTTCAATGGAACAAAATCTACCGGGTTGGTGAAGAAACGATTTTGATTGATCCATCACAAGCAGAAGTACAATCCGACTATAAATAA
- the asd gene encoding aspartate-semialdehyde dehydrogenase — METSSGYHVAVVGATGAVGQQMLQTLQERSFPIASLKLLASARSAGKKIMFNGSEYTLEEARPESFEGVQLALFSAGGSISKKLAPEAVKRGAIVVDNTSAYRMDGRTPLVVPEVNEEDLRNHNGIIANPNCSTIQMVVALEPIRKKYGLKKVIVSTYQAVSGAGASAINELKDQSRAILDNKDYTPEVLPVAGDEKHYPIAFNAIPQIDKFQENGYTFEEMKMINETKKIMHMEKLEVSATCVRLPVETGHSESIYIEIDQDNVNVEELKNLLKDSPGIVLEDDPANQVYPMPAHCVGKRDVFVGRIRQDLDRPYGFHLWVVSDNLLKGAAWNSVQIVESLVKLGMLK, encoded by the coding sequence ATGGAAACGAGTAGTGGTTATCATGTTGCTGTCGTCGGCGCAACCGGTGCTGTCGGACAACAGATGCTCCAAACGTTACAAGAAAGAAGTTTTCCAATTGCCTCGTTAAAGTTACTTGCGAGTGCACGTTCTGCAGGAAAAAAGATAATGTTCAATGGTTCAGAATATACGCTTGAAGAAGCTAGACCTGAATCGTTTGAAGGGGTTCAATTGGCATTGTTTTCTGCTGGAGGTTCAATTTCTAAAAAACTTGCTCCAGAGGCTGTAAAAAGAGGCGCAATCGTAGTTGACAATACGAGCGCATACCGAATGGATGGAAGAACGCCTCTAGTTGTTCCAGAGGTAAATGAAGAAGATCTGCGCAACCATAATGGGATTATTGCAAACCCGAATTGTTCTACGATTCAAATGGTCGTTGCATTAGAACCGATTCGAAAAAAATATGGACTTAAAAAAGTAATCGTATCCACTTACCAAGCGGTTTCAGGTGCCGGTGCGAGTGCAATCAATGAATTAAAGGACCAATCACGTGCTATTTTGGATAATAAGGACTACACACCTGAAGTATTGCCAGTTGCAGGTGATGAAAAACACTACCCGATCGCTTTCAATGCGATTCCGCAGATTGATAAATTTCAAGAAAACGGCTATACGTTTGAAGAGATGAAAATGATCAATGAAACAAAGAAAATCATGCATATGGAAAAGCTTGAAGTATCCGCTACGTGTGTTCGACTTCCGGTAGAAACAGGACATTCTGAGTCTATTTACATTGAAATTGATCAAGATAATGTAAATGTTGAAGAATTGAAAAACCTGCTTAAAGATTCTCCAGGAATCGTATTAGAGGATGATCCGGCAAATCAAGTTTATCCTATGCCAGCACATTGCGTTGGAAAGCGTGACGTATTTGTCGGCCGCATAAGACAGGATCTGGATCGACCTTATGGATTCCATTTATGGGTCGTATCAGATAATTTGCTTAAAGGGGCAGCATGGAATTCAGTTCAAATCGTAGAAAGTCTAGTAAAGTTAGGAATGTTGAAATAA
- a CDS encoding DNA translocase FtsK encodes MPKRKKKNKKKSSWKSQLSFEIFGLLLLALTLIAAAEFGKVGQAFANLFRIFGGEWYGILLLGVFFLSIYMIWKRKLPAFFTRRLTGAYLFVFGLLLQSHIKLFELLSGNGDWKNASVIQNTWELFVLKQGGNPAYDDLGGGMIGAVGFAFTYFLFAAEGTQVIIFFLWIIAVLLITGLSMKDILAKFILPVKSLIINTYEDWKDHLQGWKDQKKAEKKKERKSRGHRTTKQESDDKNEEGIEYSEPIIEDFTENAYQESFEFEELKNNKQENKQADVQKSTEKSPKVSKSDNLDVSSGFSVTEVENESYELPSYELLDRPVKTGQHRERQHVSENTRKLERTFESFGVKAKVVKVHLGPAVTKYEVQPAIGVKVSKIVNLTDDLALALAAKDLRIEAPIPGRSAIGIEVPNQEVAMVSLREVIDSKRNDHESKLSIGLGRDISGEQILTDLSKMPHLLVAGATGSGKSVCINGIITSILMKAKPHEVKMMMIDPKMVELNVYNGIPHLLAPVVTEPKKAAQALKRVVNEMERRYELFSHSGTRNVEGYNNMIKRNNEGTDAKQPLLPYIVVIVDELADLMMVASGDVEDAITRLAQMARAAGIHLIIATQRPSVDVITGVIKANIPSRIAFSVSSSTDSRTILDMGGAEKLLGKGDMLFFPIGANKPTRVQGAFLSDEEVQKVVDFVISQQKAKYQEEMIPTDEPEKTIQEVEDDLFDDAVSLILEMQTASVSMLQRRFRIGYTRAARLIDAMEARGIVGPYEGSKPREVLISAHENDASSS; translated from the coding sequence ATGCCAAAACGAAAAAAGAAAAACAAAAAGAAATCGAGCTGGAAATCTCAACTTTCTTTTGAGATCTTCGGCTTGTTATTGCTTGCATTAACACTGATCGCTGCTGCTGAATTCGGGAAGGTAGGCCAAGCTTTTGCAAATTTATTCCGAATATTCGGTGGTGAGTGGTACGGAATATTATTACTAGGAGTTTTCTTTTTATCCATTTATATGATCTGGAAACGAAAGCTTCCTGCTTTTTTTACACGTCGCCTTACAGGAGCATACCTTTTCGTTTTTGGATTGCTATTGCAGAGCCATATAAAACTGTTTGAGCTATTATCAGGGAATGGGGATTGGAAGAATGCTTCTGTCATTCAAAATACGTGGGAATTGTTTGTGTTGAAGCAGGGTGGAAACCCAGCGTATGACGATCTTGGCGGGGGTATGATCGGAGCGGTCGGCTTTGCGTTTACGTATTTTTTATTTGCTGCCGAAGGGACACAGGTCATTATTTTCTTCCTTTGGATTATAGCTGTTCTGTTAATAACCGGATTATCGATGAAGGATATTCTTGCAAAGTTCATTTTACCGGTTAAATCATTAATAATAAATACATATGAGGATTGGAAGGACCATTTACAAGGATGGAAAGATCAGAAGAAGGCTGAGAAAAAGAAAGAACGGAAATCACGAGGTCATCGAACGACAAAACAAGAGTCGGATGATAAAAATGAAGAAGGCATCGAATATTCTGAGCCGATTATTGAAGATTTCACTGAAAATGCATATCAGGAATCGTTTGAGTTTGAAGAGCTCAAGAACAATAAACAAGAAAACAAGCAAGCAGATGTACAAAAGAGCACTGAAAAGAGTCCAAAAGTGTCTAAAAGCGATAATCTGGATGTATCTTCTGGATTTTCGGTTACAGAAGTGGAAAATGAATCGTATGAGCTTCCTTCCTATGAACTTCTGGATCGTCCTGTAAAAACGGGACAGCACCGGGAACGGCAGCATGTATCAGAGAATACTAGAAAGCTTGAAAGAACCTTTGAAAGCTTCGGTGTCAAAGCAAAGGTTGTAAAGGTGCATTTAGGTCCTGCCGTAACAAAGTACGAGGTTCAGCCAGCAATCGGAGTAAAGGTGAGCAAAATCGTAAACCTGACTGATGATCTTGCTCTTGCTTTAGCAGCCAAGGACTTACGAATCGAAGCACCTATACCTGGAAGATCAGCAATTGGGATTGAGGTACCGAACCAGGAAGTTGCAATGGTTTCCTTAAGGGAAGTAATCGATTCGAAACGGAATGATCATGAATCAAAGCTTAGCATCGGTCTTGGTAGAGATATTTCCGGAGAACAGATTCTTACAGATTTGAGTAAGATGCCGCATTTACTTGTAGCTGGAGCTACAGGAAGCGGGAAGAGTGTTTGTATTAACGGCATCATTACCAGCATCCTGATGAAGGCTAAGCCGCATGAAGTGAAAATGATGATGATTGACCCGAAGATGGTCGAATTGAATGTATATAATGGAATCCCTCACTTATTAGCACCTGTCGTAACAGAACCGAAAAAGGCAGCTCAAGCGTTAAAACGTGTTGTTAATGAGATGGAACGTCGCTATGAACTATTTTCGCATAGTGGTACGCGGAATGTTGAGGGCTATAACAATATGATCAAGCGTAACAACGAGGGAACCGATGCGAAACAACCGCTGCTGCCATACATTGTTGTAATCGTAGATGAATTAGCTGACTTAATGATGGTAGCATCAGGTGATGTCGAAGATGCAATTACAAGATTAGCACAAATGGCACGTGCTGCTGGAATACACTTGATCATTGCAACACAAAGACCATCTGTTGATGTTATAACGGGTGTCATTAAAGCGAATATCCCATCTAGAATTGCGTTTAGTGTGTCCTCCTCAACAGATTCACGTACGATTCTTGACATGGGTGGAGCGGAAAAGCTTTTAGGAAAAGGGGACATGCTTTTCTTCCCGATCGGTGCGAACAAGCCTACACGTGTACAAGGAGCCTTTTTATCCGATGAAGAAGTCCAGAAGGTTGTCGATTTCGTCATATCCCAGCAAAAAGCAAAATATCAGGAAGAAATGATTCCTACTGATGAACCTGAAAAAACCATTCAGGAGGTTGAGGATGACTTGTTCGATGATGCGGTCAGCTTGATTTTGGAAATGCAAACAGCATCTGTTTCAATGCTGCAACGACGGTTCCGAATCGGCTATACACGAGCAGCACGGCTTATCGATGCGATGGAAGCAAGAGGTATCGTTGGTCCATATGAGGGAAGCAAACCGAGAGAGGTTTTAATTTCAGCACACGAAAACGATGCATCATCAAGCTAA
- the dpaB gene encoding dipicolinate synthase subunit B, protein MNLEGKHIGFGLTGSHCTYEAVAPQIQSLMDAGAKVTPFVTFTVKNTTTRFGKGEDWIRKVEELTGTEVVDSIVKAEPFGPTIPLDCMVIAPLTGNSISKFANAMTDSPVLMAAKATMRNLNPVVLGISTNDGLGLNGVNIMRLMSAKNIYFIPYGQDSPQNKPNSLVAQMDLLKETVEAALDGLQLQPVLRIY, encoded by the coding sequence ATGAACCTCGAAGGAAAACACATCGGCTTTGGATTGACAGGATCTCACTGTACGTACGAAGCAGTTGCTCCACAAATTCAAAGCCTTATGGACGCGGGTGCGAAAGTCACGCCATTCGTAACGTTTACAGTGAAAAATACGACAACACGTTTCGGTAAAGGGGAAGACTGGATCCGAAAAGTAGAAGAACTTACTGGAACTGAAGTAGTTGATTCGATTGTGAAAGCAGAACCATTCGGTCCAACAATACCACTCGATTGCATGGTTATAGCGCCCCTCACCGGTAATTCGATTAGTAAATTCGCCAACGCAATGACAGATTCCCCAGTACTAATGGCTGCTAAAGCTACGATGAGGAACTTGAATCCAGTCGTATTGGGGATTTCAACAAATGATGGTCTTGGTTTAAACGGGGTAAACATCATGCGATTAATGTCAGCGAAAAATATTTATTTTATTCCATACGGCCAAGACTCTCCTCAAAATAAACCCAATTCACTCGTTGCCCAAATGGATTTATTAAAAGAAACTGTTGAGGCGGCATTAGATGGTCTACAATTACAGCCTGTCTTACGAATATATTAA
- a CDS encoding polysaccharide deacetylase family protein — translation MRRHIHIVIVVVLLIVTYSIIQNPLSHRYIETLKGTSQPVSNQKVHPDKLLEQIKTYASKRNELPINARIDPVWKAIPGYNGILVDVDASYDRMKKKGKFDLSLIVYKQTSPEVTLNDLPPAPIFRGNPNKPMVTFLINVAWGNEYLPGMLETLKEHKIHVTFFLDGSWVRKNQEMAKIIYEEGHEIGNHAYSHPDMRTLTNGRIEEEIRKTNEMIESTLNVTPAWFAPPSGSWTNNVVNVAASLKMKTILWSVDTIDWRKPDPEQMANRIIDNIHPGAVVLMHPTVSTEKALDQMIKGVQEKGYSIGTVSQLMNEKRVIRSDTKVDFDKKLSK, via the coding sequence TTGAGACGGCATATTCATATTGTTATAGTTGTTGTTTTACTCATAGTCACATACTCGATAATTCAAAACCCCTTGTCACATCGATATATAGAGACATTAAAAGGAACATCCCAACCAGTTTCCAATCAGAAGGTTCATCCGGATAAATTATTGGAACAAATAAAAACGTATGCATCGAAGCGAAATGAATTACCAATCAATGCCCGAATAGATCCTGTATGGAAAGCGATCCCGGGTTATAATGGTATCCTTGTTGATGTAGATGCATCGTATGACCGGATGAAAAAGAAGGGAAAATTCGATTTGTCGTTGATCGTTTACAAGCAAACATCCCCAGAAGTAACTCTCAACGACCTACCGCCTGCCCCTATTTTTCGTGGGAACCCTAATAAACCGATGGTCACTTTTTTAATAAACGTTGCATGGGGGAACGAATACCTACCAGGAATGCTTGAAACATTGAAAGAACACAAAATACACGTGACATTTTTCCTTGATGGATCCTGGGTCAGGAAAAACCAAGAGATGGCGAAAATCATATACGAGGAAGGTCATGAAATCGGCAACCACGCATATTCACATCCGGATATGAGAACGTTGACGAATGGTCGTATTGAAGAGGAAATCCGCAAGACGAACGAAATGATTGAAAGCACCTTAAATGTGACTCCCGCTTGGTTTGCACCACCTAGTGGCAGTTGGACGAACAATGTCGTCAATGTTGCTGCTTCACTAAAAATGAAGACGATTCTTTGGTCTGTTGATACAATCGATTGGAGGAAGCCTGATCCTGAACAAATGGCGAATCGAATTATCGACAACATACACCCAGGAGCAGTTGTTCTTATGCATCCAACTGTGTCTACTGAGAAAGCTTTGGATCAAATGATCAAAGGAGTCCAAGAAAAAGGTTATTCAATCGGAACCGTCTCCCAGCTAATGAATGAAAAGCGGGTTATACGTTCAGATACAAAGGTAGATTTCGACAAAAAATTGTCGAAATAG
- the dpaA gene encoding dipicolinic acid synthetase subunit A: MLTGIKAAIIGGDARQLEVIRKLTELNATLYLVGFDQLDHGFTGAKKVGLEEIPLNELNAIILPVSGSGSTGEIETIFSNKKIYLTEEILKQTNQTCTVYSGITNDYLTNCTKSLNRKHVKLFERDDVAIYNSIPTVEGTIMMVIQHTDTTIHQSNVMVLGLGRVGMSVARTFANLGANVSVGARKSEHLARITEMGLKAFYLKDLESEVNKVDVCINTIPIQIVTANVIAKMPAHTLIIDLASKPGGTDFRFAEKRGIKALLAPGLPGIVAPKTAGKIIANVLTQLLIADQ, encoded by the coding sequence ATGTTAACAGGAATTAAAGCAGCAATCATCGGTGGAGATGCACGTCAGCTTGAGGTCATACGGAAGTTGACTGAATTAAATGCGACGTTGTATTTAGTCGGCTTTGATCAATTAGACCATGGTTTTACAGGTGCTAAGAAAGTAGGCCTAGAGGAAATTCCGCTTAATGAACTGAATGCAATTATACTTCCGGTTAGCGGAAGTGGTTCAACGGGTGAAATTGAAACGATTTTTTCAAACAAAAAAATATATCTTACTGAAGAGATACTTAAACAGACCAATCAAACCTGCACAGTATACTCTGGAATTACAAATGATTATTTGACAAATTGTACAAAAAGCTTGAATCGAAAACATGTCAAGCTGTTCGAGCGGGATGATGTAGCTATTTACAACTCGATCCCAACCGTTGAAGGCACAATCATGATGGTCATTCAACATACCGATACGACAATTCATCAGTCAAACGTAATGGTTCTTGGGCTTGGGCGTGTAGGTATGTCTGTAGCACGAACGTTCGCAAATCTTGGGGCAAATGTCTCTGTTGGAGCAAGGAAGTCTGAACACCTTGCACGAATTACGGAAATGGGTTTGAAGGCATTTTATCTTAAAGATCTTGAATCAGAAGTGAATAAGGTTGATGTTTGTATAAACACCATACCGATCCAAATTGTAACAGCGAATGTGATTGCTAAAATGCCAGCTCATACGCTCATTATTGACCTTGCTTCCAAACCGGGAGGAACGGATTTTCGGTTTGCTGAAAAGAGAGGAATCAAAGCATTGTTGGCGCCAGGATTACCTGGGATTGTAGCTCCGAAAACTGCGGGTAAAATCATAGCGAATGTATTGACACAACTGCTAATCGCAGATCAATAA
- a CDS encoding YlzJ-like family protein, translating to MILYTVMPHEFMFESKLSDYEKQSVIELNGVPVMVERMEDQNCRIVRMMSTDPTHFMNPNLQPGTILKMSYTWE from the coding sequence ATGATTTTATATACAGTCATGCCTCATGAGTTCATGTTCGAGTCTAAACTGTCCGATTATGAAAAGCAGTCGGTCATTGAATTGAACGGCGTACCTGTGATGGTCGAACGTATGGAAGACCAGAACTGCAGAATTGTGCGTATGATGAGCACGGATCCAACCCATTTTATGAATCCGAACCTTCAACCAGGAACAATCTTAAAGATGTCCTACACGTGGGAGTAA
- a CDS encoding ClpP family protease, translated as MNQQPDRNDARVTPSTPAQPSKPQKQNQPNKDSDNLVNKIQQMGQTNIPQVEQSNIHCLTIIGQIEGHVQLPPNNKTTKYEHMIPQLVAIEQNPKIEGVLVILNTVGGDVEAGLAIAEMIASLSKPSVCLVLGGGHSIGVPIAVAGDYSFIAETATMTIHPVRLTGLVIGVPQSFEYMDRMQDRVISFVLRHSNIEEEKFKDLMLSKGNLTRDIGTNVVGDDAVEYGLINQVGGLGMAMKKLNELIESNKPKEEQDYVQ; from the coding sequence ATGAATCAGCAACCGGACCGAAACGATGCACGGGTAACACCTAGTACACCGGCGCAGCCTAGCAAACCACAAAAGCAGAATCAACCGAATAAAGACAGCGATAATCTTGTAAACAAAATACAGCAAATGGGACAGACGAACATTCCACAAGTGGAGCAGTCCAATATCCACTGTTTGACGATTATTGGACAAATAGAAGGGCACGTACAATTACCGCCTAATAATAAGACGACTAAATATGAGCATATGATTCCCCAGCTCGTTGCAATCGAACAAAACCCGAAAATAGAAGGTGTGCTTGTCATTTTGAACACAGTAGGCGGAGATGTAGAGGCAGGCCTTGCAATTGCTGAAATGATCGCCTCCCTTTCCAAGCCGAGCGTATGTCTTGTTTTAGGCGGAGGGCATTCGATTGGAGTTCCGATCGCTGTAGCAGGAGATTATTCATTTATCGCAGAAACCGCTACAATGACAATACATCCAGTTCGATTGACAGGCTTAGTTATCGGAGTTCCTCAATCCTTTGAATATATGGATAGAATGCAGGATCGGGTAATCAGTTTTGTTTTGCGGCATTCGAATATTGAAGAGGAAAAATTTAAAGACCTCATGCTATCAAAAGGAAACCTTACACGGGATATCGGTACGAATGTAGTTGGTGATGATGCTGTCGAATATGGACTGATCAATCAGGTAGGCGGACTTGGGATGGCAATGAAGAAATTGAACGAGTTGATCGAATCGAATAAACCTAAAGAAGAACAGGATTATGTCCAATGA